A region of the Helicobacter pylori NQ4053 genome:
CACTTATTTGATCACCGCTCCTAACAAGCGCTATAAGGATTTGATTATTATCTCCATGCTCAATAGCGACAAACAGGTGCATGGGGAGTTTTTACTTGAACTAGGTAATGCCAAACTTAAAGAAAAAAGGAAACTGGGCGAGTTAGTCATTAGTGCGTTAGCTTTAAAGGATAATAAGCTTTATGCGTTCAGTAAGGAATTTAACACGCTTTTAGTTATAGACCCTACAAAAGAAGAGATTCTTGAAGTTTATGGCTTGCCAAAAGAGATTAAAAATATCAGCGCTGGGTGGTTTAGGGATAATGAGCTTATTCTTGTGAGCTATGAGAATGATAAAAATATTCTCTATACCCTTAATTTTTAAACTCTTTTAAAGCTACTTTTTTCTAATATATTAACGCATTAGAAGATGGTCGCTATTTTAGAATAGAGGAAAGTCCGGGCTACATTAGACAAAATTCCATCTAACGGATGGCTAGCGCAAGCTAAGGGAAAGTGCCACAGAAAGCAAACCGCCTTTTTAAGGTAAGGGTGAAAGGGTGGGGTAAGAGCCCACCAAAGCTAAAGCAATTTAGCTTGTTTGGGCAAACCCAATTTGTAGCAAGAAGCGCATGGTAAGTCTAAATTGATACACGCTTCGCTTGAGGAATATTGCAAAATATTTCCCAGATAAATGGCCATCCATTGACAGAACCCGGCTTATTCTAATGCTCAACTGCGTGTTGATTTTTTAATAAAGTTTCAATCATTTTATTTTTTTTATTTTTTTACCTAATTGTTGTTTAAAATCTTAAAGATTTGTGTTACACTCTGTAAAATCAAAATCAAAGGAGATAGCGTGTTAGAAAAATCTTTTTTAAAAAGCAAGCAATTATTTTTATGCGGATTGGGTGTTTTGATGTTGCAGGCTTGCACTTGCCCAAACACTTCACAAAGGAATTCTTTCTTGCAAGATGTGCCTTATTGGATGTTGCAAAATCGCAGTGAGTATATCACGCAAGGGGTGGATAGCTCGCACATTGTGGATGGTAAGAAAACTGAAGAGATAGAAAAAATCGCTACCAAAAGAGCGACAATAAGAGTGGCACAAAATATTGTGCATAAACTCAAAGAGGCTTACCTTTCTAAATCCAACCGCATCAAGCAAAAGATCACTAATGAAATGTTTATCCAAATGACACAGCCCATTTATGATAGCTTGATGAATGTGGATCGTTTAGGGATTTATATCAATCCTAACAATGAGGAAGTGTTTGCGTTAGTGCGCGCGCGTGGTTTTGATAAGGACGCTTTGAGCGAAGGGTTGCATAAAATGGGATTAGACAATCAAGCGGTGAGTATCCTTGTGGCTAAAGTGGAAGAAATCTTTAAAGATTCTGTCAATTACGGAGACGTTAAAGTCCCTATAGCCATGTAGGATTAGAACAACAAGCGTTCTTCGCTATCGTCTGTTCTTTTGGGGGTGGGGGTGATGGAATTGGGAGTTGAATAG
Encoded here:
- a CDS encoding tumor necrosis factor alpha-inducing protein, with the protein product MLEKSFLKSKQLFLCGLGVLMLQACTCPNTSQRNSFLQDVPYWMLQNRSEYITQGVDSSHIVDGKKTEEIEKIATKRATIRVAQNIVHKLKEAYLSKSNRIKQKITNEMFIQMTQPIYDSLMNVDRLGIYINPNNEEVFALVRARGFDKDALSEGLHKMGLDNQAVSILVAKVEEIFKDSVNYGDVKVPIAM